The Erythrobacter sp. HL-111 DNA segment GCGGGTCTCTCCCGCGAGGAAGAGCTCGACCGCGCCCGATCGCACCGATCCGCCGGTGGGCACGTGGGTATGGAGCCCGGCTTCCCGGATACGGCGCCCGAGCGCCAGGTTGGCGATGTCGTTGCTGGTGCCCGGCGCTTCCACCAGCTCGATCACCTGCAGCCCGGGAAAGTCGCGCAGCATGGCGTCGAACTGGCCGGGCGTGCGCGCATCGGTCGCGCCGACGAGCGCGGCCCGGTTCCTTCCGCGCACCTCGAACGGGCCGTAACGCAGGACAGCAGGACCACGCCGTCCCGATACCTGGTGGCCCGCCGCTTTGTGGACGTCAGTCGAAAGATCGATCGGTCCGGCAAGGCGCGCGAAGGCCCCGCCCCGGATTTCGAGCCGCGTGCTCGACGCCGTCGGCCGGAAATTTTCGGACCCGTTGTCGGCCGGTGTCTGCGTGTCCTCGACCTTGACCCAGCGCCGCGCGGCCGGGTCCCATTCCTCGACCCAGCGGTGCACCGAGACGACGACCGGGCCGTGGTCTGCGCGCGCGCCCTGCGCTCGCGCTTCCCCCGCCGGCAGGACCATGGCCACAAGCGCCGCGAGCGCCAGGGCAAGGCCTTTCGACGCCCAGGAGACGACATCGAAGCTTCGGATATTTGCCTTAGTATCGGATACGCTTGTTCCGACTGGATTTACGAATGGCAACACGAAATCTGCCCCTCGAGATTATGGGCCCCCGAATTAGCATCATTCGATTATATTCTCTTAATAGAGACCGGCTTATTCGGTTCCGCAACTGGGCGCATGAACCGATCGTTCCGGAGAGTGCATATCGATTCTTGTTATTATTTTCCGAGATCGTGAATAGTCTGCCAACCAACTAACGCCAGCCAAACTAACTCGACAACCATCACCGAAGCCTGCACAATCATGATTAACGGGTGAATCCGATCGGGGAGGGGGTTTGCGTGGTCGCACTGGTTCGGACCGTCGCCTATCTCGGGCTTGAGGCGCGCGCGGTCGAAGTCCAATGCCAGGTCGCCTCGGGCCTGCCGCGATTCGCGATTGTCGGGCTGGCCGACAAGGCCGTGAGCGAGAGCCGCGAACGGGTGCAGGCGGCGCTGTCGGCCATGGGCCTGTCGCTCCCGCCGAAACGGATCACGATCAACCTCTCCCCCGCGGACCTGCCCAAGGACGGATCGCATTACGACCTCCCGATCGCGCTCGCCCTGCTGGCCGCGATGGGGGTGACCGATGCCGAGCAGCTGGGCGACTGGATCGCGGTGGGCGAACTCGCCCTCGACGGGCGGATCGTTGCTAGCCCCGGCGTCCTCGTCGCCGCGCTCCATGCGAGCGAGGCGGAAGCGGGTCTCATCTGTCCGGCCGAGCAAGGCCCCGAGGCGCGCTGGGCGAGCGGCATCCCGGTGCTGGCGCCCAGGGACCTCCCCAGCCTGCTCGCCCATCTCAAGGGCTCGCTGGTCCTCCCCGAACCCGAACGCGGCACCATCGTCGAGGCCCCGCCCGCGCCCGATCTCGCGCAGGTGAAGGGACAGGAAACCGCCAAGCGCGCGCTCGAGATCGCGGCCGCCGGGGGGCACAACCTGCTGATGGTCGGCCCGCCCGGATCCGGCAAGAGCCTGCTGGCGAGCTGCCTGCCCGGCATCCTGCCCGAACTCACCCCGGCCGAGGCGCTCGAGGTGTCGATGGTGCAGTCGGTCGCGGGCGCGCTCGAGGCCGGGAGGATCAGCCGCGCCCGCCCGTTCCGCGCGCCGCACCATTCGGCGAGCATGGCGGCGCTGACGGGCGGGGGGCTCAAGGTGCGCCCGGGCGAGGTCAGCCTTGCCCATCTTGGCGTGCTTTTCCTCGACGAACTGCCCGAATTCCAGCGCCCGGTGCTCGATTCGCTGCGCCAGCCGCTCGAGACAGGCCAGGTCGATGTCGCGCGCGCCAATGCCCATGTCACCTTCCCCGCGCGGGTGCAGCTGATCGCGGCGATGAACCCGTGCCGCTGCGGCCATGCGGGCGAGCAGGGGCACGCCTGCGCGCGGGGCCCGCGCTGCGCGAGCGAATACCAGGCGCGCCTTTCCGGCCCGCTGCTCGACCGGATCGACCTCCACGTGCACGTCGCCGCCGTCTCCGCGATGGACCTCGCCCTGCCCCCGCCCGCCGAAGGCAGCGCCGCGGTCGCCGCCCGGGTCGCCGCCGCGCGCGAGCT contains these protein-coding regions:
- a CDS encoding YifB family Mg chelatase-like AAA ATPase, giving the protein MVALVRTVAYLGLEARAVEVQCQVASGLPRFAIVGLADKAVSESRERVQAALSAMGLSLPPKRITINLSPADLPKDGSHYDLPIALALLAAMGVTDAEQLGDWIAVGELALDGRIVASPGVLVAALHASEAEAGLICPAEQGPEARWASGIPVLAPRDLPSLLAHLKGSLVLPEPERGTIVEAPPAPDLAQVKGQETAKRALEIAAAGGHNLLMVGPPGSGKSLLASCLPGILPELTPAEALEVSMVQSVAGALEAGRISRARPFRAPHHSASMAALTGGGLKVRPGEVSLAHLGVLFLDELPEFQRPVLDSLRQPLETGQVDVARANAHVTFPARVQLIAAMNPCRCGHAGEQGHACARGPRCASEYQARLSGPLLDRIDLHVHVAAVSAMDLALPPPAEGSAAVAARVAAARELQKARGVRSNAELEGDRLERFASPDEAGRALLVQAAEKLRLSARGYTRMLRVARTVADLAGSEGVGRVHIAEALSYRQFIGTR